From a single Rhodococcus qingshengii JCM 15477 genomic region:
- a CDS encoding TetR/AcrR family transcriptional regulator, producing the protein MTAPSPDKKSAATSERRRSYNTGITADAVVTVAFGLSREHGVEGWSLRQLLGELDTSFSVVYRLVGDRDALSAAVVDSAVSAVNVPSAQEDWRRWLTHLLLQMREALIECPGAAQWLLMNGVATQRSRELMEAGLASLIDAGFGEEAAQAYTVAFTSTITLIAMNDARRIPSGQPSPDHSAMLERLSNDGPSDPRSSMETLIGKFAGPPDAAEATRAEHYRYTLDRVLDGLEARLNAIKESQK; encoded by the coding sequence ATGACTGCGCCATCACCTGACAAGAAGTCCGCCGCGACATCAGAGCGCCGCCGGAGTTACAACACCGGGATCACTGCGGACGCAGTGGTGACCGTGGCGTTCGGGCTCAGTCGCGAGCACGGAGTCGAGGGCTGGTCGCTGCGGCAGCTGCTCGGCGAACTCGATACGTCGTTCTCCGTCGTCTATCGACTCGTCGGAGATCGGGACGCACTCTCGGCTGCGGTGGTCGACAGTGCGGTGTCGGCCGTGAACGTGCCATCCGCACAGGAAGATTGGCGTCGATGGCTGACACATCTGCTCTTGCAGATGCGAGAGGCATTGATCGAGTGTCCAGGCGCGGCGCAGTGGCTGCTGATGAACGGAGTTGCCACCCAGCGCAGCCGGGAACTCATGGAGGCAGGATTGGCATCGCTGATCGACGCCGGGTTCGGGGAAGAAGCCGCTCAGGCTTACACCGTCGCCTTCACCTCGACAATCACACTGATCGCCATGAACGACGCCAGGCGCATTCCCAGCGGACAGCCTTCACCCGATCACAGCGCGATGCTGGAACGACTGAGTAACGACGGACCCTCAGATCCTCGTTCATCGATGGAGACACTGATCGGGAAGTTCGCCGGTCCACCGGATGCTGCGGAAGCAACACGGGCAGAACACTATCGCTACACACTCGACCGTGTCCTCGACGGCCTCGAGGCGCGGCTGAACGCAATCAAGGAGTCACAGAAATGA